In the Campylobacteraceae bacterium genome, one interval contains:
- a CDS encoding 1-deoxy-D-xylulose-5-phosphate synthase, with product MDIRNKELEELKTVCQDIRDRIIDVVSRKGGHFSSTLGAVELTVAMHKVFDVKKDPFIYDVSHQCYAHKLINDRWDEFESIRQYGGLSGFTKPKEHKSDYFVAGHSSTSISLAVGAAKAFKLKKVDNIPVVMIGDGSMTAGMVYEALNELGDIKLPVVIILNDNEMSIAKPIGAISKHLSKLLAGKYYQSFKGKVDTFIKNNMPEGTSYIAKRMEASLKLITPGILFEEMGIDYIGPIDGHDLAEIIDTLELAKALGKPVIVHARTVKGKGYKISEGQLEKWHGVGPFDKTTGEFVKKPAPKSATAIFADALCDLASKHGNVVGVTAAMPGGTGISKLMDKFPERFWDVSIAEQHAVTSMAAMAKEGFKPFITIYSTFLQRGFDQIIHDVCLMALPVVFAIDRAGTVGADGETHQGAFDISYLRYLPNMIIMAPRDEKTLIDAVHFSYTLDKPCALRYPRGSFENLEYPNDPYILGQAQLLKDGTSKKLFIGYGAGVRRACETEKLHEEDIAIVDLRFVKPLDTEMLKNLALKYNDWYVFSDSQKQGGVASAILEFLNEDNVQAKVTSFEYEDYFIEHGNTPDVEEGLGLLPHQLVKKIK from the coding sequence ATGGACATTAGAAATAAAGAGCTTGAAGAGCTAAAAACAGTTTGTCAAGATATCAGAGACAGAATTATTGATGTTGTATCAAGAAAAGGTGGACATTTTTCATCAACTTTAGGTGCTGTTGAATTAACAGTTGCTATGCATAAAGTATTCGATGTAAAAAAAGATCCTTTTATTTATGATGTATCTCATCAGTGTTATGCCCATAAACTAATCAATGACAGATGGGATGAATTTGAGAGCATAAGGCAATATGGTGGACTTTCTGGATTTACAAAACCAAAAGAACATAAAAGTGATTATTTTGTAGCAGGACATAGCTCTACTTCTATTTCTTTAGCAGTGGGTGCTGCTAAAGCCTTTAAATTAAAAAAAGTGGATAATATCCCTGTTGTAATGATAGGCGATGGGTCCATGACAGCTGGAATGGTTTATGAAGCCTTAAATGAGTTAGGTGATATTAAACTTCCTGTTGTTATTATTTTAAATGACAATGAAATGTCAATTGCTAAACCTATTGGTGCAATTTCAAAACATTTATCAAAATTATTGGCTGGAAAATACTATCAGAGTTTTAAAGGTAAGGTAGATACGTTTATTAAAAATAATATGCCAGAAGGAACTTCTTATATTGCTAAAAGAATGGAAGCTTCTTTAAAACTAATAACACCTGGTATTTTATTTGAAGAAATGGGAATTGATTATATTGGTCCCATTGATGGGCATGATTTAGCAGAGATTATTGATACGCTAGAACTTGCAAAAGCATTGGGTAAACCTGTTATTGTTCATGCACGAACAGTAAAAGGAAAAGGATACAAAATATCTGAAGGCCAATTAGAAAAATGGCACGGAGTAGGTCCTTTTGATAAAACAACAGGTGAGTTTGTTAAAAAACCAGCACCAAAAAGTGCAACTGCTATTTTTGCAGATGCTTTATGTGATTTAGCTTCTAAACATGGAAATGTAGTTGGAGTAACCGCTGCAATGCCAGGCGGTACTGGAATTTCAAAACTTATGGATAAGTTTCCCGAGCGTTTCTGGGATGTATCAATTGCTGAGCAACATGCCGTTACATCTATGGCAGCAATGGCTAAAGAGGGTTTTAAACCTTTTATTACGATTTATTCTACTTTTTTACAAAGAGGTTTTGATCAAATTATTCATGATGTATGTTTAATGGCTTTACCTGTTGTTTTTGCAATTGATAGAGCTGGAACGGTTGGAGCTGATGGAGAAACCCATCAAGGGGCTTTTGATATCTCTTATTTAAGATATTTACCCAATATGATAATAATGGCACCAAGAGATGAAAAAACATTAATTGATGCTGTTCATTTTTCTTATACACTTGATAAACCCTGTGCACTAAGATACCCAAGAGGAAGTTTTGAAAACCTTGAATATCCCAATGACCCTTATATTTTAGGTCAAGCACAATTATTAAAAGACGGAACAAGTAAAAAACTTTTTATTGGATATGGAGCAGGTGTTAGAAGAGCGTGTGAAACTGAAAAACTACATGAAGAAGATATTGCAATAGTAGATTTACGTTTTGTAAAACCACTGGATACAGAAATGTTAAAAAACCTAGCATTAAAATACAATGATTGGTATGTGTTTTCTGATTCTCAAAAACAAGGTGGGGTTGCTTCAGCTATTTTAGAATTTTTAAATGAAGATAATGTTCAAGCAAAAGTTACCTCTTTTGAGTATGAAGACTATTTTATTGAACATGGGAATACGCCTGATGTAGAAGAAGGTTTAGGTTTACTTCCCCACCAGCTGGTAAAAAAGATAAAATAA
- the pheA gene encoding chorismate mutase, with amino-acid sequence MDESGLIILRDKLDSIDNQLLILLNERMQIVKDVGTLKAKSGGSIYRPEREKAIIDRLDKLNDGLLNRAAIEALFLEVFAISRNLELPENVAYLGPAGSFTHQAAEARFGAMSSYISISSIKGVFREVSTKKAKFGVIPIENSSNGIVSDTISSLNKYDLKIIAEVVLDIHHTLATTCDKVSDIKKIYSKDIAFDQCARFLENFGLDEVEHIPIESTTKAAKLALTEANSAAICSHVGAKMYNLPILFENIEDKDNNKTRFFIVSDFENASSGNDKTSVLAKLPHTPGALVGFLTDFDAAGINITKIKSHIVDGQSIFFLDFNGHKDDENVSGIFKKHGEHIKLLGSYVKEIDDI; translated from the coding sequence ATGGATGAATCAGGACTAATAATTTTAAGAGACAAACTGGACTCAATAGATAATCAATTATTAATATTACTTAATGAAAGAATGCAAATTGTAAAAGATGTGGGTACCTTAAAAGCAAAAAGTGGTGGCTCAATTTACCGCCCTGAACGTGAAAAAGCAATTATAGACAGGTTGGATAAATTAAATGATGGTTTATTAAACAGAGCTGCCATAGAAGCATTGTTTTTAGAAGTATTTGCAATTTCTAGGAATCTAGAATTACCAGAAAACGTTGCATATTTAGGGCCTGCAGGCTCTTTTACTCATCAAGCGGCGGAAGCCAGGTTTGGAGCTATGAGTTCTTATATTTCTATTTCTTCTATTAAGGGTGTTTTCAGAGAAGTAAGCACCAAAAAAGCAAAATTTGGAGTAATTCCTATTGAGAATTCTTCTAATGGAATAGTATCAGATACTATTTCTTCTTTAAATAAATACGATTTAAAAATCATTGCAGAAGTAGTTTTAGATATTCACCATACGCTTGCAACTACTTGTGATAAAGTAAGTGATATTAAAAAAATCTATTCAAAAGACATTGCTTTTGATCAATGTGCACGTTTTTTAGAAAACTTTGGATTGGATGAAGTTGAGCATATACCTATTGAATCAACTACTAAAGCTGCAAAACTTGCTCTTACTGAAGCAAATAGTGCAGCAATTTGTTCTCATGTGGGTGCAAAAATGTACAATTTACCAATATTATTTGAAAATATTGAAGATAAAGACAATAATAAAACACGATTTTTTATTGTAAGTGATTTTGAAAATGCAAGTTCTGGAAATGATAAAACAAGCGTTTTAGCAAAACTACCACATACTCCTGGGGCATTGGTAGGTTTTTTAACTGATTTTGATGCAGCAGGAATTAATATTACCAAAATAAAATCGCATATTGTTGATGGGCAATCAATCTTTTTTCTTGATTTTAATGGGCATAAAGACGATGAAAATGTAAGCGGTATTTTTAAAAAACATGGAGAGCATATAAAATTATTAGGCTCATATGTAAAAGAAATTGACGATATTTAA
- a CDS encoding histidinol-phosphate transaminase: MNFNKVLDECKIYEAGKPIELVVREYGIDLKDIIKLASNENPYGTSPKVVKKVQEHAKNMFMYPDDSMYELKEGLASKFNVQSSNIIIGAGSDQILDFCVKAKCDKNSSVLMSRVTFAMYGIYAKQTGCKIIQTKDDEHNLDQFLALYKEHKPSLIFLCLPNNPLGECLDKDDVYTFLDEISSDTLVVIDGAYQEFATFKDSKKEIKAQDLISKYPNCIYLGTFSKAYSLGGMRTGYGIAQKEIIQALLKLRPPFNITTLSLLACIEALKDEEFVNECIAKNFIEMKKYEEYAKEKGFSYIESYTNFITFKFENKYISSDVAQALLQRGIIIRDLSAYGLNAIRITIGTTSQNEKVLKILTEVLEETKSV; the protein is encoded by the coding sequence ATGAATTTTAATAAAGTTTTAGATGAATGTAAAATATATGAAGCAGGTAAACCAATTGAATTGGTAGTTCGTGAATATGGAATTGATTTAAAAGATATTATCAAATTGGCTTCTAATGAAAATCCTTATGGTACTTCACCAAAAGTAGTAAAAAAAGTACAAGAACATGCAAAAAATATGTTTATGTATCCAGATGATTCTATGTATGAATTAAAAGAAGGATTAGCAAGTAAATTTAATGTACAAAGTTCAAATATTATTATTGGAGCAGGAAGTGATCAAATTTTGGACTTTTGTGTAAAAGCAAAATGTGATAAAAATTCTTCTGTTCTAATGAGCCGAGTTACTTTTGCTATGTATGGAATTTATGCAAAACAAACGGGTTGTAAAATCATACAAACAAAAGACGATGAACATAACCTAGATCAATTTTTAGCTTTATATAAAGAACATAAACCTTCTTTGATTTTTTTGTGTTTACCTAATAATCCCTTAGGTGAGTGTTTGGATAAAGATGATGTATATACTTTTTTAGATGAAATTTCTTCAGATACTTTAGTTGTAATTGATGGAGCTTATCAAGAATTCGCAACATTCAAAGACAGTAAAAAGGAAATAAAAGCTCAAGATTTAATTTCTAAATATCCTAATTGTATTTATTTAGGAACCTTTTCAAAAGCGTATTCTTTGGGTGGAATGAGAACGGGTTATGGTATTGCTCAAAAAGAAATCATTCAAGCTTTATTAAAACTACGTCCTCCTTTTAATATTACGACTTTGTCTTTACTTGCTTGTATTGAAGCGTTAAAAGACGAAGAGTTTGTAAATGAATGCATAGCTAAAAATTTTATTGAAATGAAAAAATATGAAGAATATGCCAAAGAAAAAGGTTTTTCTTATATTGAATCGTATACTAATTTCATCACTTTTAAATTCGAAAATAAATATATTTCATCAGATGTAGCGCAAGCTTTACTGCAAAGAGGTATAATAATTAGAGATTTAAGTGCTTATGGATTAAATGCTATTCGAATTACTATTGGTACCACTTCTCAAAATGAAAAAGTTCTTAAAATACTCACAGAAGTATTAGAAGAAACAAAATCAGTATAA
- the lysA gene encoding diaminopimelate decarboxylase, which produces MSIDFKELSKKYATPYYVYDFDHITGQYNELKAAFKARKSIIAYAVKANSNLSVIKHLNTLGAGADCVSIGEVNRALKAGVKPYKIIFSGVGKIDSEIKEALVLDILMINVESEAELIRIEEIAASMDKICRISVRVNPNIDPKTHPYISTGLHENKFGVDIDTAKRMYIRCKNSKSLTAVGIHCHIGSQLTQLEPLTESINIVADLVRNLKAINMEILFFDVGGGLGIVYDDEKLISTEEYGQMIMKALFGLDITVIMEPGRFLVGNCGTFVTKVLYEKVNGNKRFVIVDGAMNDLIRPALYGAEHKITVLNDNTNISDCNLVGPICESGDFFAKNIDLPQTSHDDLVLLHSAGAYCFTMSSNYNTRSRVAEIAYEDGKERLIRKRETFNDLIALEEEFIN; this is translated from the coding sequence ATGAGTATAGATTTCAAAGAATTAAGTAAAAAATATGCAACGCCATATTATGTGTATGATTTTGACCATATTACTGGGCAATACAATGAATTAAAAGCGGCCTTTAAAGCAAGAAAATCAATAATTGCTTATGCTGTAAAAGCGAACTCAAATTTATCTGTTATAAAACATTTAAATACTTTGGGAGCTGGAGCTGATTGTGTTTCTATTGGAGAAGTTAATAGAGCATTAAAAGCAGGTGTAAAACCTTATAAAATCATTTTTTCAGGGGTTGGTAAAATTGATTCTGAAATCAAAGAAGCACTTGTATTAGATATATTAATGATTAATGTAGAAAGTGAAGCGGAACTAATTCGTATTGAAGAAATAGCAGCTTCAATGGATAAGATTTGTAGAATTTCTGTTCGTGTTAATCCCAATATTGATCCTAAAACCCATCCTTATATCTCAACAGGTTTACATGAAAATAAATTTGGTGTAGATATAGATACTGCAAAACGTATGTATATTCGTTGTAAAAACTCAAAGAGTTTAACTGCTGTTGGAATTCACTGTCATATTGGTTCTCAATTAACACAATTAGAACCTTTAACTGAATCTATTAATATAGTGGCAGATTTAGTAAGAAATCTAAAAGCAATTAATATGGAAATCTTATTTTTTGATGTAGGTGGAGGATTAGGAATTGTTTATGATGATGAAAAACTAATTTCTACAGAAGAATATGGTCAAATGATAATGAAAGCACTTTTTGGTTTAGATATTACAGTAATAATGGAACCAGGAAGATTTTTAGTTGGAAACTGTGGTACTTTTGTTACTAAAGTTTTGTATGAAAAAGTTAATGGTAATAAACGTTTTGTTATTGTTGATGGAGCTATGAATGATTTAATCAGACCTGCTTTATATGGGGCTGAACATAAAATCACTGTATTAAATGACAATACGAACATAAGCGATTGTAATTTAGTAGGTCCTATTTGTGAAAGTGGAGACTTTTTTGCTAAAAATATTGATTTACCACAAACTTCTCATGATGATTTAGTACTCTTACACAGTGCAGGAGCGTATTGTTTTACAATGAGTTCTAATTACAATACCAGAAGTAGAGTTGCTGAAATCGCATATGAAGATGGGAAAGAGCGATTAATAAGAAAAAGAGAAACTTTTAATGATTTGATTGCTTTAGAAGAAGAATTTATTAACTAA
- a CDS encoding DMT family transporter yields the protein MNPVPWGYALKNFFLFWRVNTMSNNHLRAILLTALGIFIMSFESLLIKLTSISSLSYSFYIGIFMFFSMNLLLFKKEKKNFLSAYTSGFLIILLCGAFFGLSNIFFISAIKNTSVANTVMILSASPLFSSIYAYVFYKEKSTKNIYISSFFIFLGLFVIFYSQNQESTMIGNFYAFLCANFFSLAFVFLSRYKKVNRLAVTSSSGFFTFFIALVFAQSLEINTDNLYILILAGLLIAPASRLLIAVGTKTLPASEISLLMIVETIMAPIWVWMFLNEVPATNTFIGGGIILLTLVLNSLYLIRINKKSLTTL from the coding sequence ATGAATCCTGTGCCATGGGGTTATGCATTGAAAAACTTCTTCCTTTTTTGGAGAGTTAATACCATGTCAAATAATCATTTAAGAGCTATTTTACTTACAGCACTTGGTATATTTATAATGAGTTTTGAATCTTTGTTAATTAAATTAACATCTATTTCTTCTTTAAGTTATTCTTTTTATATAGGAATTTTCATGTTTTTTTCTATGAATCTTTTATTATTTAAAAAAGAAAAGAAAAATTTTCTAAGTGCTTATACCAGCGGCTTTTTAATTATTTTACTTTGTGGTGCTTTTTTTGGTCTGTCCAATATCTTTTTCATATCTGCTATTAAAAATACCTCTGTTGCAAATACTGTTATGATATTAAGTGCCTCGCCTTTGTTTTCTTCTATATATGCTTATGTATTTTACAAAGAAAAAAGTACTAAAAATATTTATATTTCTTCCTTTTTTATTTTCCTTGGTCTTTTTGTAATATTTTATTCTCAAAATCAAGAAAGTACAATGATTGGAAATTTTTACGCATTTTTATGTGCCAACTTTTTTTCTTTGGCTTTTGTATTTTTATCAAGATATAAAAAAGTAAACAGACTTGCAGTAACCTCAAGTTCTGGATTTTTTACTTTTTTTATTGCTTTAGTTTTTGCTCAAAGTTTAGAAATAAATACAGATAATTTGTATATATTAATCCTTGCAGGTTTATTAATTGCTCCTGCTTCTAGGCTTTTAATTGCCGTTGGAACAAAAACATTACCTGCTTCTGAAATAAGTTTATTAATGATAGTGGAGACCATAATGGCACCTATTTGGGTTTGGATGTTTTTAAATGAAGTTCCTGCTACTAATACTTTTATTGGTGGAGGAATTATTTTATTAACCCTTGTTCTTAACTCTTTATATTTAATTCGCATTAATAAAAAGAGTCTAACAACACTTTAA